One stretch of Pelmatolapia mariae isolate MD_Pm_ZW linkage group LG3_W, Pm_UMD_F_2, whole genome shotgun sequence DNA includes these proteins:
- the LOC134624515 gene encoding gastrula zinc finger protein XlCGF8.2DB-like isoform X2, producing the protein MPERGGKRKESIKQNKNQPVPGSTDEPVVNRMEKTFTTMKQPRRRQSIDSGDKSFTCDQCGKAFTSKNNLKRHLVIHTGFKPFSCDQCGKAFTQSSSLKEHQLIHTGFKPFSCDQCGKSFTSKDNLKRHQLIHTGFKPFSCDQCGKAFTQNGHLKQHQLIHTGFKPFSCDQCGKTFTGRSGLKQHQVIHTGFKPFVCDQCGKTFTGSRGLNQHQLIHTGFKPFSCDQCGMAFTQSRSLKEHQLIHTGFKPFSCDQCGISFTQNANLKRHQLIHTGFKPFSCDQCGMAFTQSGSLKKHQLIHTGFKPFSCDQCGKTFSGSSGLKQHQLIHTGFKPFSCDQCGTSFTSKRNLKGHQVIHTGSKPFSCGQCGKAFVLKNRLINH; encoded by the exons ATGCCGGAAAGAGGAG GCAAAAGAAAGGAAAgcatcaaacaaaacaaaaaccaaccaGTTCCAGGAAGTACAGATGAACCAGTTGTGAACCGGATGGAAAAGACTTTTACCACTATGAAGCAGCCCAGAAGACGCCAGAGCATTGACAGTGGAGACAAAAGCTTCACGTGCGATCAGTGTGGAAAGGCTTTCACTTccaaaaataacttaaaaagacATCTGGTCATTCACACTGGATttaaaccattcagctgtgatcagtgtggaaaggcTTTTACTCAGAGTAGCAGCTTAAAAGAacatcagctcatccacactggatttaaaccattcagctgtgatcagtgtggaaagtctttcaCTTCCAAAGATAACTTAAAAAGacatcagctcatccacactggatttaaaccattcagctgtgatcagtgtggaaaggcTTTTACTCAGAATGGTCACTTAAAACAacatcagctcatccacactggatttaaaccattcagctgtgatcagtgtggaaagacTTTCACCGGGAGAAGCGGTTTAAAACaacatcaggtcatccacactggatttAAACCATTcgtctgtgatcagtgtggaaagacTTTCACCGGGAGTAGGGGTTTAAACCAacatcagctcatccacactggatttaaaccattcagctgtgatcagtgtggaatgGCTTTTACTCAGAGTAGGAGCTTAAAAGAacatcagctcatccacactggatttaaaccattcagctgtgatcagtgtggaataTCTTTTACTCAGAATGCCAACTTAAAAAGacatcagctcatccacactggatttaaaccattcagctgtgatcagtgtggaatgGCTTTTACTCAGAGTGgcagcttaaaaaaacatcagctgatccacactggatttaaaccattcagctgtgatcagtgtggaaagacTTTCAGCGGGAGTAGCGGTTTAAAACAacatcagctcatccacactggatttaaaccattcagctgtgatcagtgtggaacgTCTTTCACTTCCAAACGTAACTTAAAAGgacatcaggtcatccacactggatctaaaccattcagctgtggTCAGTGTGGAAAGGCTTTTGTACTCAAGAATAGGTTAATAAATCATTAA
- the LOC134624515 gene encoding zinc finger protein OZF-like isoform X1 — MFFATALGDYIMKLIERRPSDCSAVNKGKGKRKESIKQNKNQPVPGSTDEPVVNRMEKTFTTMKQPRRRQSIDSGDKSFTCDQCGKAFTSKNNLKRHLVIHTGFKPFSCDQCGKAFTQSSSLKEHQLIHTGFKPFSCDQCGKSFTSKDNLKRHQLIHTGFKPFSCDQCGKAFTQNGHLKQHQLIHTGFKPFSCDQCGKTFTGRSGLKQHQVIHTGFKPFVCDQCGKTFTGSRGLNQHQLIHTGFKPFSCDQCGMAFTQSRSLKEHQLIHTGFKPFSCDQCGISFTQNANLKRHQLIHTGFKPFSCDQCGMAFTQSGSLKKHQLIHTGFKPFSCDQCGKTFSGSSGLKQHQLIHTGFKPFSCDQCGTSFTSKRNLKGHQVIHTGSKPFSCGQCGKAFVLKNRLINH, encoded by the exons ATGTTTTTTGCGACTGCGCTTGgcgactacatcatgaagctcattgagagaaggccaagCGATTGCAGTGCTGTCAACAAAGGAAAGG GCAAAAGAAAGGAAAgcatcaaacaaaacaaaaaccaaccaGTTCCAGGAAGTACAGATGAACCAGTTGTGAACCGGATGGAAAAGACTTTTACCACTATGAAGCAGCCCAGAAGACGCCAGAGCATTGACAGTGGAGACAAAAGCTTCACGTGCGATCAGTGTGGAAAGGCTTTCACTTccaaaaataacttaaaaagacATCTGGTCATTCACACTGGATttaaaccattcagctgtgatcagtgtggaaaggcTTTTACTCAGAGTAGCAGCTTAAAAGAacatcagctcatccacactggatttaaaccattcagctgtgatcagtgtggaaagtctttcaCTTCCAAAGATAACTTAAAAAGacatcagctcatccacactggatttaaaccattcagctgtgatcagtgtggaaaggcTTTTACTCAGAATGGTCACTTAAAACAacatcagctcatccacactggatttaaaccattcagctgtgatcagtgtggaaagacTTTCACCGGGAGAAGCGGTTTAAAACaacatcaggtcatccacactggatttAAACCATTcgtctgtgatcagtgtggaaagacTTTCACCGGGAGTAGGGGTTTAAACCAacatcagctcatccacactggatttaaaccattcagctgtgatcagtgtggaatgGCTTTTACTCAGAGTAGGAGCTTAAAAGAacatcagctcatccacactggatttaaaccattcagctgtgatcagtgtggaataTCTTTTACTCAGAATGCCAACTTAAAAAGacatcagctcatccacactggatttaaaccattcagctgtgatcagtgtggaatgGCTTTTACTCAGAGTGgcagcttaaaaaaacatcagctgatccacactggatttaaaccattcagctgtgatcagtgtggaaagacTTTCAGCGGGAGTAGCGGTTTAAAACAacatcagctcatccacactggatttaaaccattcagctgtgatcagtgtggaacgTCTTTCACTTCCAAACGTAACTTAAAAGgacatcaggtcatccacactggatctaaaccattcagctgtggTCAGTGTGGAAAGGCTTTTGTACTCAAGAATAGGTTAATAAATCATTAA
- the LOC134624515 gene encoding zinc finger protein 708-like isoform X3: MEKTFTTMKQPRRRQSIDSGDKSFTCDQCGKAFTSKNNLKRHLVIHTGFKPFSCDQCGKAFTQSSSLKEHQLIHTGFKPFSCDQCGKSFTSKDNLKRHQLIHTGFKPFSCDQCGKAFTQNGHLKQHQLIHTGFKPFSCDQCGKTFTGRSGLKQHQVIHTGFKPFVCDQCGKTFTGSRGLNQHQLIHTGFKPFSCDQCGMAFTQSRSLKEHQLIHTGFKPFSCDQCGISFTQNANLKRHQLIHTGFKPFSCDQCGMAFTQSGSLKKHQLIHTGFKPFSCDQCGKTFSGSSGLKQHQLIHTGFKPFSCDQCGTSFTSKRNLKGHQVIHTGSKPFSCGQCGKAFVLKNRLINH, encoded by the coding sequence ATGGAAAAGACTTTTACCACTATGAAGCAGCCCAGAAGACGCCAGAGCATTGACAGTGGAGACAAAAGCTTCACGTGCGATCAGTGTGGAAAGGCTTTCACTTccaaaaataacttaaaaagacATCTGGTCATTCACACTGGATttaaaccattcagctgtgatcagtgtggaaaggcTTTTACTCAGAGTAGCAGCTTAAAAGAacatcagctcatccacactggatttaaaccattcagctgtgatcagtgtggaaagtctttcaCTTCCAAAGATAACTTAAAAAGacatcagctcatccacactggatttaaaccattcagctgtgatcagtgtggaaaggcTTTTACTCAGAATGGTCACTTAAAACAacatcagctcatccacactggatttaaaccattcagctgtgatcagtgtggaaagacTTTCACCGGGAGAAGCGGTTTAAAACaacatcaggtcatccacactggatttAAACCATTcgtctgtgatcagtgtggaaagacTTTCACCGGGAGTAGGGGTTTAAACCAacatcagctcatccacactggatttaaaccattcagctgtgatcagtgtggaatgGCTTTTACTCAGAGTAGGAGCTTAAAAGAacatcagctcatccacactggatttaaaccattcagctgtgatcagtgtggaataTCTTTTACTCAGAATGCCAACTTAAAAAGacatcagctcatccacactggatttaaaccattcagctgtgatcagtgtggaatgGCTTTTACTCAGAGTGgcagcttaaaaaaacatcagctgatccacactggatttaaaccattcagctgtgatcagtgtggaaagacTTTCAGCGGGAGTAGCGGTTTAAAACAacatcagctcatccacactggatttaaaccattcagctgtgatcagtgtggaacgTCTTTCACTTCCAAACGTAACTTAAAAGgacatcaggtcatccacactggatctaaaccattcagctgtggTCAGTGTGGAAAGGCTTTTGTACTCAAGAATAGGTTAATAAATCATTAA